In the genome of Bradysia coprophila strain Holo2 chromosome X unlocalized genomic scaffold, BU_Bcop_v1 contig_212, whole genome shotgun sequence, one region contains:
- the LOC119069027 gene encoding uncharacterized protein LOC119069027, translating into MIFGAASHRPEGNEEKEPNPPGSHKSSKSSITTKQRIAALKRLEEEQAIRLDVLAKKYRIIGASDDESDSTSRDDKERCSKTSSVDNTLKWARDLQDISKEFSKITFMDEHSVSSSDHEREVVNTLSSDQLRSNFLASQVSGQSKNILRPSVLLGGKAERQSTNTQNASNHHPETFDFHHKGAVPKDRTFRGLFGAFGHRGLENSMKRSRIDDDTTVKEKIKFNPRTNDPMNTRQPATTNSKFRESETHAQDSLKFRRNWNNFQPPNNQQSSMDDIQDRLSAQYHHQVKSNNDIGIDPTSFGGIPNFNNTRMPSTFNFNPSPAPQLNFGVQESGYVSLPPAQLTRNQIASRHVFKELPDFDGKPEDWPLYLSALKTSTVACGYTDTDNLGRLQRSLKGDVLSMFGCRLVHARAVPGVIEALHLIFGRPSLIIHQLLKKINETPSPQADDLGSLIKFAIAVQNLCATIESSNDLDYLHNPILIQTVIDKLPTQIQLNWAYFKVGVAVADLSTLGKWLYHLAQVATSVINPSALKFIDKSKNDSKKKNPQQNQYSNAHSESGSSKTSNDKSKCPVCETASHKLVDCRKFKQNPIDERWNLVRKFKKCGRCFENHHWTRCKSKKKCGKDGCNANHHVLLHNTVAKPVAQIPAVTETQIVPHSSNAHRTVSVGVKNPDIFRIVPVILSYNNKSIRIFAFLDDGSNLTSLEESVANHIGALGTIMPLCVLWSMGKSHQVDTTSRQITVNICGTFDEAQQYTLKHVRTVKKLNLPSQSITQSWLNHYPHMKDVPVSTYTDARPQLIIGLQYSHLMVSLNTKEGDLNQPILCWTRLGWTVQGPNDQGGQNQSSKYGLTMCECQSDDPDLHRLMAEYFSIENFGVKATNLTLESKELTRARHLMESMIIRQGNRFVSPLLWRTDDIHLPNNYGMALRRLQCVETKMQKDSVLAEKMRLYIADFIQKGYIRRLLDTERNITTSRTWYLPIFPVFNPKKPEKFRIVWDGAAKVNGHSLNSNLLVGPDLLMPLPDILRRFRQRKIAITGDIKEMFHQVLVCPADQDSQRFLWRDGDINRNPDVYVMNVMTFGSSCSPSIAQWVKNKNASDFKEQFPRAYDAITRSHYVDDLIDNTHTEEEAVQLIQDVQFIHRHAGFEMRNFASNSKDVLRSLNSSSENVVKTLDDKINLTTERVLGLYWNTELDTFTYCLKFVKVHPVDTHPPTKRQILSAVMSIFDPLGFLAHFVIYVKILLQDIWREKIDWDDMLSDDMKNRWRFWLQHLPQVENVHIPRLYSPRISPVLPELIQLHVFVDASLEAYAAAAYFRIENNSGVDSCLVEAKSRVAPIKPMSVPRLELQGGILGTRLASSIVQSHDGLQIDKIIIWCDSRTVLAWINSDLRRYSQFVAFRVAEILDSSHKIDWRWIPSNENVADEATKSKKSLDLDMSSRWFQGPDFLRDQDSNWTFELEEPEFKTTEELRPMYLLSHIEQPVQQVVEFERFSNWRRLVRTVAYVFRFINNMKTKRGQRLAGVFSSKELLCAESFLYKSVQQRAFGDEIAIIQYNVGATADKQKEFPTASVIRTTSAYIDDIGVMRVRGRIDAATSISDTMKRPIILDRHHYVTHLIVDFYHRKYKHLNNQTVLNEIRQIFYIPRLRVLLNQVRHNCQMCKNRLMKPKVPEMAPLPEARLAVHVRPFTYVGIDYFGPMKVVFGRGTYFIPTMELICTVHTIPLSELRKEFKKLKQDRIQEEFTTSDFMWTFNPPVAPHMGGSWERMIQTVKKCLDESMTSRYPTDEVLQSLFIEAENIVNSRPLTYVALDSPYDEVLTPNHFLIGSSNGYKPPHDFNDSDLLRNSWRTAQAMADKFWYAFVMEYLPTITQRSKWLKKVKPLQVDDVVLIVDAAFKRNTWPKGLVVETHKDKNGIVRSAKIRTDLGTFLTRPVSQLVVLDVRKESVQQIELDVKLRSTGSVNGVEDVGQH; encoded by the exons ATGATATTTGGAGCAGCGTCACATCGTCCCGAAGGCAACGAAGAAAAAGAACCGAATCCACCTGGTTCGCATAAGTCGTCAAAAAGTTCAATAACAACGAAGCAACGAATCGCCGCACTGAAAAGGCTTGAAGAAGAACAAGCAATTCGATTGGACGTGTTGGCCAAGAAGTATAGAATAATCGGTGCATCTGATGACGAAAGCGATTCGACTAGTCGTGATGATAAGGAACGATGTTCAAAAACGTCGTCAGTGGATAATACACTTAAGTGGGCACGTGACTTACAGGACATATCgaaagaattttcgaaaatcacaTTTATGGACGAACATTCAGTATCATCAAGTGATCATGAAAGGGAAGTTGTGAACACACTTTCCAGCGACCAATTAAGAAGTAATTTTCTGGCCTCACAAGTTTCCGGTCAGTcaaagaatattttacgaCCATCTGTTCTGTTAGGCGGAAAAGCTGAACGTCAATCGACGAATACCCAGAATGCGTCTAATCATCACCCCGAAACAttcgattttcatcataaGGGTGCTGTGCCTAAAGACCGTACTTTTCGTGGATTATTTGGAGCATTTGGTCATCGTGGactggaaaattcaatgaaaaggTCTCGCATTGATGACGATACAACGGTTAaggagaaaattaaattcaatccTCGAACAAACGATCCTATGAATACACGTCAACCAGCTACAACAAACAGCAAGTTTAGAGAAAGTGAAACCCATGCTCAAGATTCGTTGAAATTCCGTCGCAATTGGAATAATTTTCAACCGCCAAATAATCAGCAATCTTCAATGGATGACATTCAAGATCGTCTTTCAGCTCAATATCATCATCAAGTGAAATCTAACAACGATATTGGCATCGATCCGACGTCATTTGGTGGAATACCAAACTTCAATAATACTAGAATGCCATCcacattcaatttcaatccaaGTCCTGCTCCGCAACTGaattttggagtacaagaATCTGGATATGTTTCACTCCCACCAGCACAATTAACCAGAAATCAAATAGCCTCACGACATGTCTTCAAGGAGTTACCAGATTTTGATGGAAAACCAGAGGACTGGCCTCTCTATCTTAGTGCGTTGAAAACTTCTACAGTGGCGTGCGGATATACTGATACGGACAATTTGGGACGATTACAGCGAAGTCTAAAAGGTGACGTGCTGAGCATGTTCGGGTGCCGTTTGGTACATGCTAGAGCAGTACCGGGTGTCATTGAAGCCctacatttaatttttggtcGACCCAGTCTCATCATTCATCagttattgaaaaaaattaatgaaacgcCTTCACCACAAGCTGACGACTTGGGTTCGCTGATAAAGTTTGCCATTGCTGTGCAAAACTTGTGTGCTACGATTGAATCTTCAAATGATTTGGACTATCTACACAATCCGATCTTAATCCAAACAGTTATTGACAAATTGCCAACGCAGATACAGTTGAACTGGGCATACTTCAAAGTTGGTGTTGCAGTAGCAGATTTATCAACACTGGGTAAATGGTTGTACCATTTGGCACAGGTCGCAACTAGTGTCATTAATCCGTCCGCATTAAAGTTCATCGACAAAAGCAAAAATGATAGCAAGAAGAAAAATCCGCAGCAAAATCAGTACTCGAATGCTCATTCGGAAAGTGGTTCAAGCAAAACGTCGAACGACAAGTCAAAGTGTCCAGTTTGTGAAACCGCTTCCCATAAATTGGTGGATTGCAGAAAATTTAAGCAAAATCCCATCGACGAAAGGTGGAATTTGGTACGAAAGTTCAAGAAATGCGGACGTTGCTTCGAAAATCATCATTGGACACGATGCAAATCCAAGAAAAAGTGTGGAAAAGATGGATGTAACGCAAATCATCATGTCTTGCTTCACAACACGGTTGCTAAACCAGTGGCGCAAATTCCGGCAGTAACTGAAACACAAATTGTTCCTCATTCATCCAATGCGCACCGAACCGTGTCAGTTGGTGTAAAGAATCCAGACATTTTTCGTATTGTTCCGGTGATATTGTCGTACAACAACAAATCTATCCGAATCTTTGCATTTTTGGATGACGGCTCAAACTTGACATCACTGGAGGAAAGTGTAGCTAATCACATTGGAGCGCTCGGTACAATCATGCCGTTGTGTGTTTTATGGTCAATGGGAAAATCACATCAAGTCGATACGACTTCGAGGCAAATTACCGTTAATATTTGCGGAACTTTCGACGAAGCGCAACAATACACCCTGAAGCATGTTCGTACggtgaaaaaactaaatttgccGTCTCAGTCAATAACTCAGAGTTGGCTCAATCACTATCCACATATGAAAGACGTTCCAGTCTCCACGTATACTGATGCACGACCACAGTTAATTATTGGTCTTCAGTATTCGCATTTAATGGTGTCGTTAAACACGAAGGAAGGCGATTTAAATCAACCAATTCTGTGCTGGACTCGTTTGGGTTGGACAGTGCAAGGACCGAACGATCAAGGCGGTCAAAATCAATCCTCAAAATATGGTTTGACAATGTGTGAATGCCAGTCTGACGACCCTGATCTACATCGATTAATGGCggaatatttttccattgaGAATTTCGGTGTCAAGGCTACCAATTTGACACTCGAATCAAAGGAATTGACCAGAGCGAGACATTTGATGGAATCAATGATCATTCGACAAGGAAATCGATTTGTATCACCACTGCTCTGGCGTACTGATGATATTCACCTACCGAACAATTATGGAATGGCGCTTAGACGTCTACAATGTGTTGAAACGAAAATGCAAAAAGATTCGGTTTTGGCCGAGAAAATGCGTTTGTACATCGCCGATTTCATCCAAAAAGGCTACATACGACGATTGTTGGATACAGAGCGAAACATTACAACGTCACGCACTTGGTACCTGCCTATTTTCCCCGTATTTAATCCCAAGAAGCCAGAAAAGTTTCGCATCGTTTGGGACGGAGCGGCAAAGGTCAACGGCCATTCgttgaattcaaatttattggtGGGACCGGATCTGCTTATGCCACTACCAGACATTCTACGACGTTTTCGTCAACGAAAGATCGCTATCACCGGCGACATAAAGGAAATGTTCCATCAAGTTTTGGTGTGTCCAGCTGATCAAGATTCACAACGATTTCTGTGGCGCGATGGTGACATAAATCGCAATCCGGACGTTTATGTAATGAATGTTATGACGTTTGGCTCATCGTGTTCGCCGTCTATTGCGCAATGGGTAAAAAATAAGAACGCTTCCGATTTCAAGGAGCAATTTCCACGAGCCTACGatgctatcacacgttctcaTTATGTGGATGATTTGATTGACAACACGCATACCGAAGAAGAAGCTGTTCAGTTGATTCAAGATGTACAGTTCATACACCGACATGCCGGTTTCGAAATGCGCAATTTTGCATCGAATTCTAAGGACGTTTTACGATCGTTGAACAGTAGCAGTGAAAATGTTGTCAAGACTTTGGAcgataaaatcaatttgaccACCGAACGTGTGCTGGGGCTCTACTGGAACACAGAACTGGACACCTTTACGTATTGTTTGAAGTTTGTAAAGGTTCATCCAGTCGACACTCATCCACCAACCAAACGACAAATTTTAAGTGCAGTGATGTCAATCTTCGATCCTCTGGGATTTCTGGCACACTTCGTGATTTATGTTAAAATCCTTCTGCAAGATATTTGGCGCGAAAAGATTGACTGGGACGATATGCTTTCGGATGACATGAAAAATCGTTGGAGGTTTTGGCTGCAACATTTGCCACAAGTCGAGAATGTCCATATTCCTCGACTGTATTCGCCAAGAATTTCGCCTGTTTTACCAGAATTGATACAACTTCACGTCTTTGTGGATGCTAGTTTGGAGGCATACGCTGCAGCGGCGTATTTCCGCATCGAAAACAATTCTGGCGTCGACAGCTGTTTGGTTGAAGCTAAATCTAGAGTGGCACCTATCAAACCAATGTCCGTTCCACGTTTGGAGTTACAAGGAGGAATACTTGGTACTAGACTGGCTAGTAGCATAGTGCAGAGTCATGACGGTCTACAAAtcgacaaaattattatttggtGCGACTCAAGGACAGTGCTGGCTTGGATAAATTCCGATTTGCGACGATACAGTCAATTCGTTGCATTTAGAGTGGCCGAAATTTTGGACTCATCTCACAAAATCGACTGGCGTTGGATTCCtagcaatgaaaatgttgcCGATGAAGCTACCAAATCCAAGAAAAGTTTAGATTTGGACATGTCGTCGCGCTGGTTTCAAGGACCAGATTTCTTACGCGATCAAGATTCCAATTGGACCTTTGAATTAGAGGAACCAGAATTTAAAACGACAGAAGAATTGCGACCGATGTACCTGCTATCACACATAGAACAACCAGTGCAACAAGTTGTTGAGTTTGAACGATTTTCCAATTGGCGTCGATTGGTCCGAACAGTGGCGTacgtttttcgatttattaacAACATGAAAACGAAACGAGGACAACGATTAGCTGGTGTTTTTTCGTCTAAGGAACTGTTGTGTGCTGAATCGTTTCTGTATAAGTCAGTTCAACAAAGAGCTTTTGGTGACGAAATTGCCATAATTCAATACAACGTTGGCGCAACGGCTGacaaacaaaaagaatttcCGACGGCTAGTGTCATCCGCACTACTTCAGCATATATCGACGATATTGGCGTCATGAGAGTTCGAGGAAGAATTGACGCTGCGACGTCAATTTCGGACACTATGAAGCGACCGATCATTTTAGACCGCCACCATTACGTTACTCATCTGATCGTCGACTTCTATCATCGCAAATACAAACACCTAAATAATCAGACTGTGTTGAATGAGATCCggcaaattttttacattccaCGACTTCGTGTGCTTCTCAATCAAGTTCGTCACAACTGTCAGATGTGTAAGAATCGTTTAATGAAGCCAAAGGTACCGGAAATGGCTCCACTTCCAGAGGCGAGATTGGCAGTACATGTTCGACCGTTCACCTACGTTGGAATTGATTATTTCGGCCCGATGAAAGTGGTTTTTGGTCGTGGAACG tattttattccGACAATGGAACTAATCTGCACGGTGCACACAATACCACTGTCCGAATTGCGCAAAGAATTCAAGAAGCTGAAACAAGATCGAATTCAAGAAGAATTTACAACATCCGACTTTATGTGGACTTTCAATCCGCCAGTTGCGCCTCATATGGGAGGCAGTTGGGAACGAATGATCCAGACTGTGAAAAAGTGTTTGGATGAATCAATGACGTCCCGTTATCCTACCGACGAAGTGCTTCAGAGTTTATTTATCGAAGCCGAAAACATCGTCAACTCGAGACCTTTAACCTACGTTGCACTTGATTCGCCGTACGATGAAGTTCTCACACCGAATCATTTTCTCATTGGATCATCGAACGGATACAAACCACCTCACGACTTCAACGACTCGGATTTGTTGCGAAATTCATGGCGAACGGCACAAGCTATGGCCGATAAGTTTTGGTATGCATTCGTGATGGAATATTTGCCTACAATTACACAACGTTCGAAATGGCTCAAGAAGGTGAAACCGTTACAAGTCGATGACGTTGTTTTGATCGTGGATGCTGCTTTCAAACGAAATACTTGGCCGAAGGGATTGGTTGTCGAAACTCACAAGGACAAGAATGGCATCGTACGCAGTGCTAAAATCAGGACAGATTTGGGAACTTTTTTGACCAGACCTGTATCAC